The genomic segment ACCAGAGCGGGGGGCCCCCGCACATTTGGACTTGCTGACTCGCTCCAACCCCTTTCCACTGCAACAGAGACCACTGGGGCTGATGATAAGGCACGCAAGTACGTGTGGCTGCCCATGTGAAGATCAATAAATAGCGACTTCAAAGGTGAGAAATTTCGTATTCCTAACTGACGGCTCAATAGACGCATTGCTGTGTCAAAGTCCCCAGCAGCAGCATGTTCAGCAGCAAGTGATGATCTTTGGACCCAAATCTGGCTCACAGGCATTCCAGGGGCAGGGGCTACAAAAACTGATGAACGTGATTTTGGGGTTGTCTTTGGTGTGTCAGCATCAGGAGGCAGATCCAAGTCCTCGAGATCCCATCCTCCCTCTTCATTCTCTTCATTCTCATTCTCGTCATCATCCTTCAACAACACACTACCGTCTCCATTCTGTATCTTGTCCACCTCATCAATATCCAAACCTTCGCCCCAATCAGCATCTGCAgcatcttcataatcatcatttcCACCTTTGGCTGTATCATCAAGACCACCCTCAAAAATTCCTCTACCAACCATTAACAAAGGCCAATCTCCTGCACATAACACCGGATTCGGAGGTATCAATAGAGCAGGGTTATTCACCTTGGGCAAATGCGGAATATTATCCCCAAGTTCTACACCTATACGCCCTGCAACATCATGGAGCCCATGCACAGTGGCTGTAAAATATGCAAGAGGCAGATGGCCTGCATTCTCCAGAATCTTAACACGCTCCCTAATATCTCCAAGATAGACTGCATCATGAAATTGACCCATGACATCATTCTTGACCTCGGCAATTCTCATCATTTTGGATAATTTTTCGAGATTACCGGTTATCAGATAATGAAAAGATAGTCTCTCGAAGTTTTTTGTCTTCTGGTATGCATATTCAACAATCCCAGCATTTCCCTGACGAAGTGCCTCCACTCCTAGTCTGTACCAGTGATCTTTTTCATCAATCTTTTTTGCAGATTCAAGGGCTTTTTCAATATTACCGCATTCCAGGGCTAAGTTGAAGCGAGTCCTTTCATCCTTCACAAAATAAAGAGCAACCTGTGGGAAGCCCTTTTGTTGCATATAAGCAATCATTGCCTGTCCACATAGTTCTGAGTTTTTTATCATGCTCATCACTTGGTCGTATCTCTTTCCCAGCAAGGATAGCTTGAAGATATACTCTGTTGAATCAATAATGATAGGACGGTTTTTCCCCTCTCGATCCAAGCAAAATATTGAGTTCCCATGTATTTTCGTAATATATACTGGAACATCTAATGTCTTGATAATTCCACTATCCCCATTTAGAAGGCAATACTTGATATGCGTCAGTGTTGTATAGATGAAGACTCCATTATCATCCCATGCTCCACTCTTGACACGAATGGTCTCGTGAAGAGTGCAGCAATGCACAAGGTTTTTATCAGCAACAACAACAGAGTGCTTGCTCAATAAAGCAACGGAAGCCATATCCAGAGACCATACCACATACCTAACGAAAGGAGTTAGAAGATCCCCAACAACATTCCTTTGTTGGAGATCAAATATGACAACCCTGTCCTCTGCCCTGCAGAGTAGATTTCCCGTTCCGGCATAGAATATAGCATCAGTAGCAATTGGAAGAACACTCTTtttcactatttcatttttcaggTTCTTGACCAATACTTGATTGCTGCTCTTCTCAAGCACAGCAAATCTATTTCGAGCCACAAATACTGCTGACCCCCCAGCACCTCTCTTCGCCTCCTGAACTGTGTCGCTTTTACCATAGCTGTCTTTTGGAATAACATAGAGCTCATATGATCCCCCATCCACATCTGAGCAAATCAAAACAGCATTTTCAGTAGGGCTGTAAGAAAGAGTTCGAGCCCCTTGATTCAAACCATGAGAACCAGGTCGGCGAATCGTTATCAGTTGAACATCTTTCTGTGTTGAATACTCAAATACACGGAGAAATCTGTTCTTGACAAAGAAGACTGAATCAACGCTAACAGAAAAGGCAGGACGCTCTCTTTCCAACTTAAAAACAATCATGCCGCTATCATGACCAGCAGCCAAGAGATTTATCTCAGGATGAACTGATAGGATCCAGAATCGGTCAAGTTCCCTACGAAAAGTATGCAAGCCAGTTCTTTTTGTTGCATCCCAAACTCTGATACTCCTGTCTTCAGAATTTGAAACAATGATATCCTGTCTTGCATGAAACAAAGTACAGGATACATTATTCACGTGGCCTCTTAATGTGTCCACCTCCCAAGCCTTCGTATCTGACCAAATAAATCACATATCGGCCACTCAGTTCTGAAACTAAAGCGTTTATGCAACTAGAAAAGTAATATATGATCATTAGAATGagtttaaaaagtaaaaaaatctGATATAAGGAAATTCACAAGAGGCCTGTTCAAGAAATCTTTAGTGAGAGCTAGATTAAATATCCTGGTTCTTTTGGCAAGGAAAAAGAATTTTGTTATCCTTGATTAGAAACACTAGCCAAAATACATAACATCGCCTAGTTCCAATAAATCTCTCTAACTGTTAGATATACAACATGTCGAGCACTTGATTAAATTTAGACATCGGTATGTAATATTCTAACAGGTACATACAGCAATCAAAGATCAGGGGGGCATACCATTCATGCGCCATATTTTAACTTGTCGGTCATCTGCTCCGGAAACAATAAGAGGAAGAGTAGGATGGAAAGAAGCCCAGTTAACCCCTCGATCATGGCCTTCCAAGACATACTTCACAACAGCATCGACCCCACCAAAGAAATCTGCGTTCATTTGTGACAATCGCAGTATGTCATCGGCAGGAGATACCGCTTTCTTCCTCAAGGCACCAATATCCCATACACGAATAGTCTGGTCTAATGATGCTGAAACAATCAAGTCTTCTTTCGGGTGAAATGATGCACACATGACATAATGATTGTGCCCAGTCAACACAGATATGCAAGTTCGGGACTGCCAATTCCATATTCTAATTGTCTGATCATCACTTGCACTGACGATCCAGGGACACTCATGATGAAACTGAACCGTCCGGATATAATCAAGATGACCAAGAAGAGTAAATAGACACCTATGCAATTTGTAATTCCAGACCTTAATCTTGTAATCGTCACCTGCAAAAAATAGTGTTTTGGCATAGTCAAGAAAGATGCATCTCAATACAAATGCAAGAATAAAAGCATAACCTATTAAAAGCAATGTGTCAACCATAATTGACATTCTGCAATCTAAACAGAAACTGAGTTCAACCACAGATCTCAGAAATTGAAATTGTCAACAGTGATAAAAACTGACTACAAGGAAAGATATCAGACAGCGACTTACTCAGATCATAAAACAAAACTAGGAATGAGCATAGTGATGATGGTGGATTTTCAACCATCAAACTCTCCACCAACTTATATAATGTATCACTTATTCCAAGGTAATTGAAATTTTCCTAGCATCGGTTACGGCAATAAGGTGATTTTTTTATCTAGAATCCCCTGCTCCATCTGCACCAGCATCCTTTGCCTAAGAGTGAACAAGCTCCACCAATCAACATTTCCCAGCAATCAGAAAAAGAACAACCAACCTGACGTCAAATTTCAGATCTCATTTTACAGATCGCATGTAAATAATTTACTGCCAATTACAGTCCCATGAATGATGAAGCCATTAAAGGAAAACCTTAATAATCAAATGTtctcaaaaaaatgaaaagCTTCGATAATTACAAAAGCTAAGACCATAAACTAAGTGTGAAGCACAAATCGCTATTATTCCACAATACTTTGTCTATTATCGAATCAACTTTCAATCACAAATGTAATGCGAGGAAAATTGCAGTTCCTACCAAAAGGGTGATATAAATCAAACCCCAGTGACAACATGATAATGTCTCAGATAAGAGAGGGAAACTAAAATTAAAACCAAGCTAATTGCAATCACCAAATTCATCGAAAAATGACAAAACATACATCTATGATCTACCCCTAtaaattcaaaatgaaaaatccagTTATCTTGCCAACCGCCCCCCAGCATCACAATCTTAGTACCAACAGTCTTAACACAAAACATCAGATCCAGCCTCTAGCAAAGCGTCACCACTCCAAAAGAACAATTAATCACATGAAATCAATCATAAATAGTAATGTAAACAGAAATTCAAAGTAAAATAATGAAAAAGTAAAGAAATAGACCTCCGGATACAAAAAGCGGCTGTGACTTGTGAAAATGAACACCACGAACGGGTCCTTCATGCTCATCAAACCGATCAATGAGGGTGCCCATGCGATAGTCCCAGAGTTGGATCACACCACTGTGAAGACTCGCCAAGATCCATGGCCTCTTACCGTGGAAATTCAACCCTTTCACTCTATTACTCTTCGTCTCAAACTTCGTCAACATTTTGCAATACACTCCGCAAAATCATTGGCAGGGATTAAAACAATGAGATCCGAACGCAGCCAGGAAATGAAAAACCCTAATTCAGATGCACGATCCGGACATGATTAGATCCGTGAAAATTTAGTGCGCTCATATCCAAGTCCCGAGGAGTGTGTGCAAAGCTCGGGGGCGAACTGAATAGGAATTGAGTGTGCTGTCAATTATGTGATCGGATCAGAGAGCTGAGAAAATTAATCGGGTTTAAAAGTGTGATTTAAgcctaaaaaaacaaaaatctaCTGTAAAATTAAGAATTATctcaatattttgatttttcaaactCTGAAATACATGGGAGATTGTTACGATAatattatcatcatcttcaaacacaataaaaactcaaattcataacatttaaattatatttgtgATCAAACTCGTCACATGAAATTCAtaacatttaaattatatttgtgATCAAACTCGTCACATGAATTACAAAAGTTTGTATTATTTaagtaatattaatattaatgcaTGTAATTggtttattttatcattttttaaaaatgaactTGAAGATTTTTTTGGTTGATTCAACAGTATGTTTGAATTGTTGGTGAAAATAGCTATTTAATTGACATGAGGTCGAAGATAAAAATGACAAATACGGCCCACCTTATTACAATTTCTAGATTATTTGAAGTCGTGATGAGCACTATGTCACAGATAGCATTTGGATTTTCAGGGTCTTCATAGATTAAGATGAAGATTTAATGTCTGTGAAGCCGAAATGATAATTTTCAAGTCAATTAGACAGAAGCAGATGTAAGAGCCTGACGGAATACTTAATCCCAACATATATTAAATGAATAATATATGGCTTCAAAGATGAAGATTGAGGCGAAGATGCCGAAGACATCTTCGTTCCGTCTTATTTCATTGTCTTCTCTAAATATGATTTTTCACTAAATAAAACAAGAAGGACTACTCAAATATACATTTACATTTATTTTTccgtaaaaaaattataaattatattaaatttattttttgaaaatattttttaataattttatgtcGTGTAATATGATTAGttaaaaattcaaaaggggCTAAAGATGAGTAAATAATTTATTGTGATATGATAGTTATAGATGAAATATAaagttattaaaataatttaaagcttttattgaataaataaattggaatatttttaaaatttaatattatagtatttttgtttataaaaaatattacgaCGTTAAAGTTAATTATTCCAAGTATCTCAATTTTAGAATATAATATagtaatatttttatgttaaataatattttagtatAACTAAGTATAATATTTGGCAAAAAATATGCAAttctatataatatatttatagattaaaattaattttggtGTATAAAATAACGATAAattgatatatgaattattgtaaATAACTTAATTGATACATGAATAAACTAGAAGGTCTagtttatcattaaattaaaatgtttttaagttcaattatcattataaattcaattaaacacacacttttattttcaagattattaaatttattttattgattattttgttttgaaaaactAAACTATTAAAATTcatatttgataaataattattaattcaaatatacaactaattttgttattgtattcattaaaatataataaataaatatctatCACTAGatcacaaaaatattattttaggaTGATCGAAGCAAAAATAATATTCATTTTAGTTTTCCAAAATCCGATATTGATTTTCTGGAGTTTGGAAGAGTGTTCAACATAAAAGCTGTAGATGTGAATGAGTGAGATTTTTCATATGTTGTTGTATCGGTACTTCAACTGCTACGTGCCCTCATTTTTTCCAAAAGATATGTCTTTTCATGATCTATAATTTTTACGTTGAACACTTTTTTGAATTCCAACAaatccaaatttttgaaaaactaaAAATGGCGATGATATTTTATTCGATGAcacgaaaataataaatctgagctatgtctatatatatatgtgtatttatatatatatatgtgtatttatatatatatatatatatatatatatattatatttttatcaatatCAACAAAATTAGTTGTGTATTGgagtttataattatttatcataacataatttttaaaataaataaatatattttaaataataacaaataaaataaattaaataacattgaaaataaaagttatatttaattgaatttattaATGGTAATTTGACTTCAAAGTAAGTTAAGTTGAAGATAAAATTgactttttattttgataatgtACCAATTTGTCAATTTCTAAATAATCTTTACACCAATTAAGCCATTCAGAGGAGTTCATGTATCAATTTATCAATAGTTCGTGAACTAAAACGAACTTTAATCTTTGTTTATCTATACACACACTCATTCCCCTATTTTTTCTACTTTTAACTTCCCATTTAGACTCTACAATCTAACTTCATGTTTGTGCAGTATCAATGTCACTGATAGAAATCCAATTACATTGTTAGAGTTTACTCATccaaaatataatcatttatttatgtttcccaaataaatttattaacaCGTTAGACGAAAGTTGACATATATTTTGATGATCTAAAAATTAGCATTTGACTATATCATAAGAAGATAAATGCTTCagatttaacataaaaattttaaaatattatatacatgcataattatacatttatatactATCTCTGTTTCCACGAAATTAATGTAGATTTAATAGTCGACTGATTTAAGCAATAACATTGATTGTATGAACCTAATAGGAACTTCATGCACTTATATATCACAATAGTATtgaaaaaagtaatattattcaTTTATGTAGCTATCATTAGTCtaatatttattgttttttcttaaataaagtTATCTAATTAAAATGTCAAATTTTCTTTAGAAAATAAATATCCAAgacatatataaaaaaaaaatgaaaccaAATATAGAATTATTTCGGGCATACTGAAAAGAGACATTATAGTCCAAGTCCAACACATCTTCTGATGTgcctaaaaatataaaataaatattttttttcagatTAATTAACAATATTAAAGCtacaaaatgattttatttggaATAATAACATGATATATAAGTTTAAACTACGACCTAAATGGGCTTGGATGGGCTGGGCTGGGCTGGGCTGGACAATTTAACTGGACACCGATCCAATTGAAGAGAGAATTTTAACGCACTCCAAGCTCCAGCTCCAGGGTTTAGGTGTTATCTAGTTGTTCTCACCAAACCCTAATTTTCTTTTGAGATTTTCGTTCTCTGTTATTCAGTTTGGAGCTCAAGGAAGTTGAGGATATAAGATATCTGAGCAATAGATGGGCAAGAAGAAGAAATTCATCGACAAGAAGAAGTCGGCGACATTCCAGCTCCTGTCCAGAGACACGTCTGACCCGAATTACACTTCGGATCCCTCTGGTGACCGGGTTTTCGTGCGGGTCGATAATAATGGCTACCCACTCGACTCTTTGACTGGTGACGGAGTGCCGAAGGACGACGTATCTCTAAGGAATCCTGATTTGATTTTTGCCGATTCCCCAGAAGATTGCGGTGGCGATTACGAGGAAAGTAATTATGATTTTGTGGGATCTGGTAAGTACATGAATCACAATGCGGCGTTACCTGATCATGTACGAAAGGAGATTCTGGAGCTGGGGTTTCCGGATGATGGGTATGACTATTTGACTCATTTGCGGGAGATCAAGAACAGGGGCGGCGGTTCAACGTATTATGATAATCCCAAGGCTAGCTTATTGCAGCTCCCGCGAGATGTTAAGGTAAATTgactaaatatatatatttattgtatTTACCAACGTATATTGTTGTGTTCAGTTTGAGCGTATActtgtttttatgattttatgaattgagttatatattgtCCCATTTTTTTAGGGAACAACATATTTATATTTCTTCAGAATTGGAAAATAATCATCTCGACAGTAGCTGCTGGTTGTGTATAATGTGAGTTTCACAAGTTCTACGTGTATAAATTTGGTGAAAAGACGAGATGATAACTGTCGGTGATTCCATATGGAGCAGTAATTGTTTAAAAACATCTTATCGTATTGATAATTAGTTGGTCATTGTTTTTCTATCACTTCAAAAATTACAAGATTTTTGTTTGTCTCGATTTCATTATTTATACGATAATTTTTTTCTCCATTTACTTGTATTACTTGATAGGCATATGACTCGTCGAGGGTTGACGTTCACAAGATAAATGATGTTTCTGTGGAGAAATCAATCTATAGTGTTGCTGCCAAAACAGTCGGTGTGAGATTACAGAAAGTCTTGGATGATGACGTGGCAGCCATGCTTGATGACAGTGATTCGTCCAAGTTCGGATCTGATGTTGAGGATCTGGAAGAGGATTTTGTTGTCATAGCAAATCTCTTAGAAGGAGCAGTTGATGACGATATCGATGCGAAGTTGAACCTCACAGGGGGATCAATGGCTGGTCACAGTCAAAGCGGTAATTTTGGTGtgctagaaaatgtggatgTTAATTCGGGCTTAGTCAATGAGAATCCGAGAGTTCGACGGCCTTTAGATGAGCAGTTTGACTTGGTGCGTGCTGTTTTTCATTTCCTTAAAGTAAGCGTATCACTTTTGTGAAATTCAATAAAATGAAACTTGTGGTTTTATTTTCAAGGAGCTTAGGAACAATTTTCAAGTGAATGCTTTGAACCAAGGGATGAAAAAACTAGTCAGGTTACTGTATTTTATTCATAGTTATTAAAGATGCATGTCAGATTAAGGCGCATGATGGTGGTTTAGGTAAGGGGCAGCATAGTCACCCCTTCATAAGCATTTGCATGGATTTTAGTTTCGCCTTTCTATTGATTGATAATGGATATATATTTATCAACTATCGAACAATATTAGACAAAACTATTTAACAAAGTGCccattttaatgcatttaagGCGCTGAGGCACACGCCTCATGTCGAGGCATGTCTTCCCACCTGATGCCGTGCCATGCCTTGCGCATTGGCAAAAGGTTAAGGGGCCACACATCCCTGCATTCATTAGATTCTACAAAGCAACTGAAGTTGACTCCTTACTGATAAAAGCTACAGAGTATACAGATTTTTTGTTGTCATCTGTATTGCGGCGGTATACTTCAGTTGtcttgtttttaaaattatcatgCTGATGGTATTTCATACAGCTTGAACTTCATGAATATGCCTCTGATAATGAACTTAGTGATTATTCGGATGAGGAAGCAGAGTGTCCGGAGGAGACCCTTGCGGAAAAACTCAATCTTGCTTTCAAGGACCGTCCTTCTAACCTCTTGCATGATGGCAAGGGAAAAGATGATGTCGAGTCACCCAAATCAACTGCAGATGTGATTCGCAGGTGCAAGGAATATGCTGTTGAATACGAAGGAGAAAATGAAAACGAGGAGGAAACATTAGTTGAAAGTAGCGACGAGTCAGAAGTATGGGATTGTGAAACTATCGTTTCTACTTATTCAACTCTTGACAATCATCCTGGTAAAATTGGTGCTCCAGAGGCAAGGAGGAAGAAGAAGCTAGCTGAAACCATATTTGGTGCCTCTGACGCACCTAACCAAGTGATTGCTCTGAAAGGAAAAGAAAAGATTGCTGTAGATTTTTTACCTCATAGTAGAAAACATGTCGAACAGAAATCAAATGATGAGAAAGAGGCTAATTCTAAGAAAGCTGCAGTTCAGAAGAGGAAACCACACGGTCAAGAATCAAAGGaggaaaagaaagaaagaaaggtaGTATAAAATTGTGAAGTTTACATTATTGTTGATAAATATTCTTGCTTTTTCAGTGACTTGACTAACTGATTTAATCTTGATGGCCTCATCCTTTTTCACAATTTCTGCATGGGCTTTCTTGGTTTAGTTGGATTGTCAAATCTGATCAGTTCATTTGCAGGGTGCTGTGAAATTAGATCGACGTGAAGCACGGCAGAGGAAAAAGGAAATGAGAGGCCTTTACAAATCTGAAGCCCAGAATGCCCAGAAAGTTGCAGCTTTCACTGGTCCCTCATCTATTCATCTAACGTGAACACCATACGCTTGTtcgtgttatttatttatttttcttctgGGTCTTTTAGCTGTTTCGAACCTCTACTTCTTGGATTGTTTGAGCTGCATGACAGATAGGGTTGATGGAGAAACAGAAGAGAGGGTTTAGGGAAACTGGTAATTTTCCGCAATCGACTTATGATTTCATTCCATGTGATGGGACCTTTATAATGGTAGAAGTGTATACAACTACCCAACACAGGATTGAATCTCATCTTATCTGAACTGAGTGATTTGGCTGCTCTTTAATCCGCAAAGTCGAAACGTTTTTTTCCTATATTTATAATGGACCTTAGCCTGCTAATTGCATCAGAAGAGAACATATATACACTGATAGCCCTTTATTTAGTGGGAAAAAGACCAGAACTCAAAAGCATTCACATAATAATCTTCCCTTGTCGGAGGAACTCGAATTTATTGTACTTAGTTGTTTTAATATATACATTAATTTCTAGTgtatattgaattattttaagtttattttaaaGAAATGTAATGTGCATTAAATAAGTCGAACACCGATTTCGACAACAATTTGGACTATAAGGTTTTCGCGATAGAACGAATTATACTTCGCCAATAATCAACAGATGGCAGGGGAAACAGTTACGAATCACACTTGGTACAAATGGAAATCAAATGGTGGGAATGGGATCAAAATGATCACGGAGCAAAGAGACACTGGCTCACATCAC from the Primulina tabacum isolate GXHZ01 chromosome 8, ASM2559414v2, whole genome shotgun sequence genome contains:
- the LOC142552891 gene encoding coatomer subunit alpha-1-like isoform X2, producing the protein MVENPPSSLCSFLVLFYDLSDDYKIKVWNYKLHRCLFTLLGHLDYIRTVQFHHECPWIVSASDDQTIRIWNWQSRTCISVLTGHNHYVMCASFHPKEDLIVSASLDQTIRVWDIGALRKKAVSPADDILRLSQMNADFFGGVDAVVKYVLEGHDRGVNWASFHPTLPLIVSGADDRQVKIWRMNDTKAWEVDTLRGHVNNVSCTLFHARQDIIVSNSEDRSIRVWDATKRTGLHTFRRELDRFWILSVHPEINLLAAGHDSGMIVFKLERERPAFSVSVDSVFFVKNRFLRVFEYSTQKDVQLITIRRPGSHGLNQGARTLSYSPTENAVLICSDVDGGSYELYVIPKDSYGKSDTVQEAKRGAGGSAVFVARNRFAVLEKSSNQVLVKNLKNEIVKKSVLPIATDAIFYAGTGNLLCRAEDRVVIFDLQQRNVVGDLLTPFVRYVVWSLDMASVALLSKHSVVVADKNLVHCCTLHETIRVKSGAWDDNGVFIYTTLTHIKYCLLNGDSGIIKTLDVPVYITKIHGNSIFCLDREGKNRPIIIDSTEYIFKLSLLGKRYDQVMSMIKNSELCGQAMIAYMQQKGFPQVALYFVKDERTRFNLALECGNIEKALESAKKIDEKDHWYRLGVEALRQGNAGIVEYAYQKTKNFERLSFHYLITGNLEKLSKMMRIAEVKNDVMGQFHDAVYLGDIRERVKILENAGHLPLAYFTATVHGLHDVAGRIGVELGDNIPHLPKVNNPALLIPPNPVLCAGDWPLLMVGRGIFEGGLDDTAKGGNDDYEDAADADWGEGLDIDEVDKIQNGDGSVLLKDDDENENEENEEGGWDLEDLDLPPDADTPKTTPKSRSSVFVAPAPGMPVSQIWVQRSSLAAEHAAAGDFDTAMRLLSRQLGIRNFSPLKSLFIDLHMGSHTYLRALSSAPVVSVAVERGWSESASPNVRGPPALVFNFSHLDEQLKAGYKATTAGKFSEALRHFLAILHTIPLIVVETRREVDEVKELIIIVKEYVLGLKMELKRRDLKDNPIRQQELAAYFTHCNLQLPHTRLALLNAMTVCYKAQNLSTAVNFAYRLLETNPSNENQARTARQVLLAAEKNMKDSAQLNYNFRNPFVICGATYVPIYRGQRDVSCPYCSTHFVPSQQGQLCMVCDLSVVGSDASGLRCSPSQTR
- the LOC142552891 gene encoding coatomer subunit alpha-1-like isoform X1, with the translated sequence MLTKFETKSNRVKGLNFHGKRPWILASLHSGVIQLWDYRMGTLIDRFDEHEGPVRGVHFHKSQPLFVSGGDDYKIKVWNYKLHRCLFTLLGHLDYIRTVQFHHECPWIVSASDDQTIRIWNWQSRTCISVLTGHNHYVMCASFHPKEDLIVSASLDQTIRVWDIGALRKKAVSPADDILRLSQMNADFFGGVDAVVKYVLEGHDRGVNWASFHPTLPLIVSGADDRQVKIWRMNDTKAWEVDTLRGHVNNVSCTLFHARQDIIVSNSEDRSIRVWDATKRTGLHTFRRELDRFWILSVHPEINLLAAGHDSGMIVFKLERERPAFSVSVDSVFFVKNRFLRVFEYSTQKDVQLITIRRPGSHGLNQGARTLSYSPTENAVLICSDVDGGSYELYVIPKDSYGKSDTVQEAKRGAGGSAVFVARNRFAVLEKSSNQVLVKNLKNEIVKKSVLPIATDAIFYAGTGNLLCRAEDRVVIFDLQQRNVVGDLLTPFVRYVVWSLDMASVALLSKHSVVVADKNLVHCCTLHETIRVKSGAWDDNGVFIYTTLTHIKYCLLNGDSGIIKTLDVPVYITKIHGNSIFCLDREGKNRPIIIDSTEYIFKLSLLGKRYDQVMSMIKNSELCGQAMIAYMQQKGFPQVALYFVKDERTRFNLALECGNIEKALESAKKIDEKDHWYRLGVEALRQGNAGIVEYAYQKTKNFERLSFHYLITGNLEKLSKMMRIAEVKNDVMGQFHDAVYLGDIRERVKILENAGHLPLAYFTATVHGLHDVAGRIGVELGDNIPHLPKVNNPALLIPPNPVLCAGDWPLLMVGRGIFEGGLDDTAKGGNDDYEDAADADWGEGLDIDEVDKIQNGDGSVLLKDDDENENEENEEGGWDLEDLDLPPDADTPKTTPKSRSSVFVAPAPGMPVSQIWVQRSSLAAEHAAAGDFDTAMRLLSRQLGIRNFSPLKSLFIDLHMGSHTYLRALSSAPVVSVAVERGWSESASPNVRGPPALVFNFSHLDEQLKAGYKATTAGKFSEALRHFLAILHTIPLIVVETRREVDEVKELIIIVKEYVLGLKMELKRRDLKDNPIRQQELAAYFTHCNLQLPHTRLALLNAMTVCYKAQNLSTAVNFAYRLLETNPSNENQARTARQVLLAAEKNMKDSAQLNYNFRNPFVICGATYVPIYRGQRDVSCPYCSTHFVPSQQGQLCMVCDLSVVGSDASGLRCSPSQTR
- the LOC142552892 gene encoding uncharacterized protein LOC142552892; translated protein: MGKKKKFIDKKKSATFQLLSRDTSDPNYTSDPSGDRVFVRVDNNGYPLDSLTGDGVPKDDVSLRNPDLIFADSPEDCGGDYEESNYDFVGSGKYMNHNAALPDHVRKEILELGFPDDGYDYLTHLREIKNRGGGSTYYDNPKASLLQLPRDVKAYDSSRVDVHKINDVSVEKSIYSVAAKTVGVRLQKVLDDDVAAMLDDSDSSKFGSDVEDLEEDFVVIANLLEGAVDDDIDAKLNLTGGSMAGHSQSGNFGVLENVDVNSGLVNENPRVRRPLDEQFDLLELHEYASDNELSDYSDEEAECPEETLAEKLNLAFKDRPSNLLHDGKGKDDVESPKSTADVIRRCKEYAVEYEGENENEEETLVESSDESEVWDCETIVSTYSTLDNHPGKIGAPEARRKKKLAETIFGASDAPNQVIALKGKEKIAVDFLPHSRKHVEQKSNDEKEANSKKAAVQKRKPHGQESKEEKKERKGAVKLDRREARQRKKEMRGLYKSEAQNAQKVAAFTGPSSIHLT